Within the Blastopirellula marina genome, the region CTCTGGCCTGAACTCGAGCCATCGGTCCGACAAACAGCACTCGCGCTTTTGTTGAAGTCGACGCGGGGAATCGAATTCATCTTGAACGGTCTTCAGGAAGGATCCCTGAGCAGTGCTGCGTTGAGCCTCGATCAACAGACACAACTGCGTCAACACCGCGACGAATCGATTCGCAAGCGTGTCGAGCAACTACTTGGTCGCGGGGCCAGTGCCGATCGAGTCGCCGTACTCAAACAGTATGCGCCGGCAACGCAAACGATTGGCAGCCCTTTGGTAGGCCGCGAAGTGTTCTTGAAGCAATGTGCCAAGTGCCATGTGCCAGACGAGGCCGGACAGCCAAGCGTTGGTCCGGACCTGGCCGATTCATCGAATCGACCGCGGGAAGCTATCTTGTTCGACATCCTCAACCCGAGTGGCAAGGTGGAACCCAAATACGCCGCCAGCCAAATTCTGACGGTCAATGGTCAAACCTATAGCGGGATCGTCTCCCACCAATCGCCGCAATCGATTGTCTTGCAAATGGCCGATGGCAAGACGCAAGAGGTGGCACGAAGTGAGATTGAACTGTTTCATACGAGCGATCGCTCGCTCATGCCGGATGGCTTGGAAAAGGAGATTCCCCCGGAACAAATGGCCAATTTGCTCGAGTTCTTGAAATCTCCTTTGCCAAAGAAGTAACGACTAATCCCAGTGAACAATCACCTTCAAGCTGTCGGAATCAGCGGCCCGCGCAATGGCTGCCTGAATTTCATCGCTACCGAATCGCTCGGTGTCGTTGGTCATCAGGTCGATCTTCGGTAGCCGTCCTTCCGAGAGAAACTGATGGGCCAGCCGAATCCCCCGCATACTGGAACCATGTGTCGCCTGATAACACTGCAAACGGTAGTGGATGTCGTTATTCAAGTCGACTTCATGGGCTAGACGCGGCTTGCCACTAGCCCCCTTAACACCTGCGTGGGCATCCATCACCGTGCCATAGCCCATCAGTTTTGGGGCCAGTTCATACGCCGCTGCAACCGGTGCATTCACCATGACGAAGTGCGGCTCGTTGAACGGCTGACATTCCTTGTAGACGTTTTCGACGACGTTCTCATCCCAGCGAACACCAACGACTTTATCATCGCCGAAATCTCGCAGGACACGTTCGAGCCGTTCCAGCCCTCGGTTGATCACAATGATCTTACGTGCATTCATGGCCTGGGCACACTGCAGAGCATACGTGCTCTGCGATCCAGCTCCAATCAAAACCACGATCCGATTCTCGATGCAGTGATTGACGCGTGTCATCCCTTCCAAGCAACATGCCAGCGGCTCTAGCTGGCAAGCATGCGAAGGGTTGAAGCCTTTCGGAAATTTTACGATCGGGCCATATTTGACGAACCAATC harbors:
- a CDS encoding alcohol dehydrogenase catalytic domain-containing protein, translating into MNAQIHYLDQPGGTFTASSQEIATPGPGEIRLRTVTTSVCQSDVVIYKQGLPRIKKWPAILLHEAACYVDEVGPGVTQFEPGDLVGLGCDIPCGDVGCIYCGENGTGDWTSCPNTWATGHEFDGFARSHAILPDWFVKYGPIVKFPKGFNPSHACQLEPLACCLEGMTRVNHCIENRIVVLIGAGSQSTYALQCAQAMNARKIIVINRGLERLERVLRDFGDDKVVGVRWDENVVENVYKECQPFNEPHFVMVNAPVAAAYELAPKLMGYGTVMDAHAGVKGASGKPRLAHEVDLNNDIHYRLQCYQATHGSSMRGIRLAHQFLSEGRLPKIDLMTNDTERFGSDEIQAAIARAADSDSLKVIVHWD